One region of Plasmodium gaboni strain SY75 chromosome 6, whole genome shotgun sequence genomic DNA includes:
- a CDS encoding hypothetical protein (conserved Plasmodium protein, unknown function), translating into MENTDNVYNYNIGTHNFELIKNICYELKKRDKNKNGLILYKSFVEVMDLLQIEYDSPTMDYLMRHCLVTEDGFVNYKKLLLIHDPIKTIRNNSENVTESMNPKFIYIQDKYEDIDKYIEEKNEIIRKLYSQWDKCLLKDEEFKGKLMKENIDITPEFERSLYLYGPSRSLSFANVMKALYINDSKNRKNRNTFINKIKDEKWKRLNFHEGAQCFQELNRNPIAWEEPNIINVQNLIGNVDTISKYLMGKENLNINKEEIITKKFFNTTIKNLIKNYIANKISEYDFYLCLNKLNISITQELNNLIKYHEMDNNGKFKDFATIIHRCIPKNISHNLHTNETLPIFGNTDKYENVNFTFNK; encoded by the coding sequence ATGGAAAATACAgataatgtatataattacaatATAGGAACTCATAATTTTGAactaataaaaaatatatgttacgaattaaagaaaagagataaaaataaaaatggattaatattatataaatcatttgTTGAAGTCATGGATTTACTTCAAATTGAATATGATAGTCCCACTATGGATTATTTAATGAGACACTGCTTAGTAACTGAAGATGGTTTtgtaaattataaaaagttATTGCTTATTCATGATCCTATAAAAACGATTAGAAATAATTCTGAAAATGTAACTGAGTCAATGAACCctaaatttatatatattcaagataaatatgaagatattgataaatatattgaagaaaaaaatgaaataataagaaaGTTATATTCTCAGTGGGATAAATGTTTATTAAAAGATGAAGAATTCAAGGGAAAATTAATGAAGGAAAATATTGATATCACTCCAGAATTTGAAAGATCCTTGTATTTATATGGTCCAAGTAGATCATTAAGTTTTGCAAATGTAATGAAAgcattatatattaacgatagcaaaaatagaaaaaacAGAAACacttttataaataaaataaaagatgaaaaatGGAAAAGATTAAATTTTCATGAAGGTGCACAATGCTTCCAAGAACTTAACAGAAATCCTATAGCATGGGAAGAAccaaatataataaatgtacAAAATTTAATAGGAAACGTAGATACTATTTCGAAATATTTAATGggaaaagaaaatttaaatataaataaagagGAAATTATAActaaaaaattttttaacactacaataaagaatttaataaaaaattatattgCCAATAAAATTTCAGAatatgatttttatttatgcCTAAATAAATTGAACATATCAATAACGcaagaattaaataatcTAATTAAATATCATGAAATGGACAATAATGGTAAATTTAAAGATTTTGCCACTATAATACATAGATGTATACCAAAAAACATATCACACAATTTACACACAAACGAAACACTACCAATATTTGGAAACACTGACAAATATGAAAACGTAAATTttacatttaataaataa
- a CDS encoding hypothetical protein (conserved Plasmodium protein, unknown function), with the protein MKNTNKNNNIQSDTLSVNINNSNDFNKVLHEIKKKDTQDDKRNNNSKRNLKPQIKTKKDNDIRNVKKESEKNNIKYVRSLSNNKNNTTYLKKQNIEDDEYDKNLNFYDTPIFPYITSLILDYEHDKKKPEHVSNDIESKEKIKRYNSHNKIERKNTIYDIYEKTLKKLSIQEDNVVEKNEEQIYFSKSLEHKKSTTSEGSKIKSSVINTNISNNSFEESSSNDISTIQQTNNLIKTEQKNHETQKDTKKPKQYHINDDTIRNDNNNSNYDHNNTFESINSSNEYNNNYKNKVYTSENQKEKGKNEKETQNMKQKQQQHNNNNNVIKTNEKNHKVTNAFDDYYIDEEHFRQRSITLMQDKKKKKKKNDRSYSLDSKSIISDEIKEKNNEKLNANKNEFNQNSSHENIYQKKPSQNENINHSLNDQTYKIKKKKSYDKQHTKKLYTRSDITTTDSDSSINEKLNISYDIFKSKNENKMFTIDQEKRNKDSLLKVVNSKNILNVRKILRIMRELYIGFIGLQLIYLITYILFGNNNVYLIQIISMSCTLFSLLDANYHGYLLNGFIDICIAIFLNIAILQDISGFKTLQSNDVLKNITISNIVLLYFFSAFSFLNSYFIYKLHSLEKKSINYVIRNIESKTEKNIKRSVSTK; encoded by the coding sequence ATgaaaaatacaaataaaaataacaatattcAGAGCGATACCTTGAGtgttaatattaataatagCAACGACTTTAACAAAGTTTTAcatgaaataaaaaagaaagacACACAGGATGATAAACggaataataattctaaAAGAAATCTAAAACCCcaaataaaaacaaaaaaggATAATGACATAAGAAATGTTAAGAAAGAATctgaaaaaaataatataaaatatgtaagAAGTTTAAgtaacaataaaaataatacaacatatttaaagaaacaaaatattgaggatgatgaatatgataaaaatttaaatttttatgataCTCCAATTTTTCCATATATTACCTCATTAATTCTAGATTATGAACatgacaaaaaaaaacctGAACACGTATCAAATGATATCGAatcaaaagaaaaaataaagagaTACAATTCtcataataaaattgagagaaaaaatacaatttatgatatatatgaaaaaacACTAAAAAAGTTATCAATTCAAGAAGACAATGTagtagaaaaaaatgaagaacaaatttattttaGTAAAAGCTTAgaacataaaaaaagtacTACTTCTGAAGGAAGTAAAATTAAAAGCAGTGTAATCAACACAAATATTTCAAACAATTCTTTTGAAGAATCTTCTTCTAATGATATATCTACAATACAACAAActaataatttaataaaaacaGAACAAAAAAATCATGAAACACAAAAAGATACGAAAAAACCAAAACAATATCATATAAACGATGACACAATTAGAAATgacaataataattcaaattatgatcataataatacatttgAAAGTATAAATAGTTCcaatgaatataataataattataaaaacaagGTTTACACATCTGAAAatcaaaaagaaaaagggaaaaatgaaaaggaAACACAAAACATGAAACAAAAACAACAAcaacataataataataataatgttataaaaacaaatgaaaagaatCATAAAGTCACAAATGCATTTgatgattattatatagatGAAGAACATTTTAGACAAAGATCCATTACATTAATGCAAGAcaaaaagaagaagaaaaaaaaaaatgacaGAAGTTATTCCTTGGATTCTAAATCGATTATCAGCGATGAAAttaaggaaaaaaataatgaaaagTTAAATGCAAACAAAAATGAATTCAATCAAAATAGTAGTcatgaaaatatatatcaaaaaaaacCTTCTCAAAATGAAAACATCAATCATTCATTAAATGATCAAACgtataaaattaaaaagaaaaaatcCTATGACAAACAACATACTAAGAAGTTATACACTAGGTCAGATATAACTACAACCGATTCTGATTCTTCaattaatgaaaaattaaatatatcttatgatatttttaaaagtaaaaatgaaaataaaatgtttaCAATAGACcaagaaaaaagaaataaagaTAGCTTATTAAAAGTTGTAAAtagtaaaaatattttaaatgttagaaaaatattaaggATAATGAGAGAACTTTATATTGGATTTATAGGATTACAActaatttatttaattacATATATCTTATTTGGTAATAACAATGTATATTTGattcaaataatatcaatGTCATGTACTCTGTTTTCACTCTTAGATGCTAATTATCACGgttatttattaaatggttttattgatatatgtatagctatttttttaaatatagCTATTTTACAAGATATATCTGGGTTTAAAACATTGCAATCCAATGATgttttgaaaaatattactaTATCAAATATTGTTCTCCTTTATTTCTTTTCAGccttttcatttttaaacagttattttatatacaaattacattctttagaaaaaaaaagtattaaTTATGTTATACGAAACATTGAATCaaaaacagaaaaaaatataaaaagatCAGTATCAActaaatga
- a CDS encoding 60S ribosomal protein L39: MGSIKRFKLKQRLGKCRRQNRPVPHWYRLKKDTKIRYNTKRRHWRRTKLGL; the protein is encoded by the exons atg gGATCAATTAAACGttttaaattaaaacaaaGGCTTGGAAAATGCAGAAGGCAAAATAGGCCTGTACCTCATTGGTATAGATTAAAGAAAGATACAAAAATAAG atataatacaaaaagAAGACACTGGAGAAGAACCAAATTGGGATTATAA